Genomic window (Phocoena phocoena chromosome 20, mPhoPho1.1, whole genome shotgun sequence):
AGCTGCCCTCCTCCCATCACCAGTGTGTAGGGCCTCAGCTGACAGGGTCACTTTGAGAGCTACATCCTAGGAGACTCTGAGCCAGGCTCTGCTCTCATTGCTTATACTCAGAAGTGTCTCAAAATGTGGCCTGTTTATGAGGGAGGCCATCCTGGGCTAGTGCAGAAGGATGTCAGTGGTCTGGGGACCCCAGCTGAGGACACAGTCCtgcctgagggtcagagaggagcTGTTGGATGCAGGGTCAGGAATCGAGTCAGAGGACAGGGAAGGCTGTCCCCCATGGATGAGGGCAGGTCAAGGCTGTGACCCTTTCATGGGCACCCCAGCCTCCCGTTCCAGATGAAGTGGTGGTCAGGCAGATGACCCCACATAAGTCCTGGAAGGTTGGCAAACTCCGCCACGGAAAGAAAGTCCACTCCCTGGCCATCAGCAGCTCTACTCACCACGTGTACACGTGCGGCCATGGCTACATCAGGGTGTGGGATAAGAGTGCCCTGCATGCCTGGGACCACGCCCCCCAGGCCCAGCTGAACTTACAGGTGAGGGGTCATGCAGAAGGCTCAGGGAGCCTAGATGTGACCTGTGTCCTAATACTTGGAGCCCATGCTTCCAGGAGATGATTTGAGAATGTCACCCATTCCTACAGGACCGTCAGAACTGTGTCCTCACCTGCAAGCTGTCCCCCGATGAGCAAAGCCTGATCACGGGGGGTCTGTCCCAGACCCTGACTCTCTGGGACCTGGCGCCCACCCCCCGCATCAGGGCACAGCTGGCCTCCACAGGCCCCATGTGCTATTCCCTGGCTGTCTCCTCCAATGCCCAGATCTGCTTGGCTTGTTTCAAAGGATTTGTTGAGATTTGGGATTTGCAGAACCAAATCTTGATCAGGTATGACCTGGGGGAGGCTGGATGGTGAGGCCTTGGGGAAGCCTGGGCCTCTTTTCCGACCTCACTCTCTCCTCTGCAGTAGGACTAGGTGAGTCGGTGTGGAGAACGCACTTGGGCTACGTATCTAGGGGCTTCCTGGGCCCAAAACTTCTGAGGGTCCAACCAGTGCATGAACCTCTGAGTTGTTTTCCCACCAGGAAGCACGAAGTCCCCATATACGGGTCCCGATGTGTGGACATCACGGGCAATAAGTTCTGGACGGGAGGTGAAGACACCAGACTGTATTCCTGGGACCTGAGGAACTACCAGAGGCTGCAGCAACACGATTTACAGCATGAGGTGCCCGGACGGCCGCGGCTGTGCCGAGTGCAGTCCCCCTGGGGACTGGGAGTTGCGGGTGCCCGCAGGAGCAGAGTCCGAGTTTGAAGAGGTGGCCACGAATGATGGCGCCGGCAGCTTTGTGCGCTGACCCCAAACCTCCTTCCAAACAGATCCTCAGCATTACCCACGACCCCAGTGAGGAGTGGCTGTTAGTGGGCCTGAGAATGAGTGACATCGTAATCCTGCACACACACCGAAGGGAGAAGTTTAAGGCTGTCCTGCAGAAATATGTCTACCACCACAATCTCAAGTTTTCCTCCTGTGGTGAGTGAGCAGGCAGGGGACACCTCTGGGTGCCCTGTCACCTGACAAGGCATCCACTCACCTGTAGAGTCTGGACCCAGCCTTATTTCAGACTCTTAATTCccccctctccagccccagcACTGGCCGGGCCAAGGTCCAAGGCCACCTTCCCACTGCCCTCGCCTCTGCTTCCTCCTATCACTGGTGTTCCTCCCCTGCCAGCCTGGCtacctttcctcccttctttttctgctCACCCCCTCTCCTTTTCTGGCCCTGTCTGTAATGGTAGCTTCCTATATGGAACCACAGCCCAAAGACATCGGCAGACAGAAGATGCTTGAAGCCCCACGTGGCTGTCCATTTGTTCAGTGCCCCTCACCACAATCCCAGGACtggcaggagggagagggcagaTGAGGGAATGGTTTGGGTCATGTCTCTGAGTtgtatagatggggaaactgagtcagagaAGGAGTGGTCCTCTCCCTGGTCTAGTCGGGAGCAGAGAGCTGGGACTGGAAGGCAGGCTTGGCCTCTGGCCCTTCCATCTGTCTTTCCTTCGCCAGGGAGCTATTTTGTGTCCACACTGGATGAGTCGATCCGCTGCTTAGCTGCTCCTTCTCTACAAAGATTGTTTCAGGTACTGGATGGAGGCGTGTGCAAACCCAGGCAGCTGGAGCTTACAGCCCCAGATCCCAGTTGGTCGGGCCCCAGAAATAGTGCTGGAAAGTACCTCTGAGATGGCAAACAGGGCCATGGAGTACATCGAGGGAACAAGGACTCAAGGTCCTAGGAACTCCTGGGCTCCACCTTGAGCCCTGAACCTGGCCCGGTCTCCAGACTGGGCCTCAGGTCTACACGGAGCCCTGAAACAGACCTGCGTGAAGTGTGCGTCTCCGGCCCCAGTCTGGCCCCTGCATATCATTCCTCTGTGGCCTCTCTTTCCCTCCAGGTAGAGGAGTCTAAAGACATCCTATGTTGTGATGTGTCTTCTGACAACCAGTACCTGGTCACGGGCTCCAAGAACAGTGCCACTGTTTACCAGCTCTTGTATTGAAGCTTGCAAGCCACGGTCCTGCCGGTGAAGACCCAAAGAAGACCAGTGTGCTCGGAGGGTGACCTTGGGGTGCCAGGCAACTCTAACACCTCCCACAGCCCCACCTTCTCCTCCCTGGCCGGTCATCTGTCCATTCCCCTCCCACCCAGCACACACCTGGCCTGTTCTCCAGGTTTTTTACTGTGTAACTTAGGgatttttcctttgttattttttctaccactgatttctttattttgtaattgataaaatggaaaagcaaaaaccaaaatggCTTGGATACCCGGTCAGTTATTTCAAACAACAAACTCGTCGTGATGGGCTGCTTATGCCCCCTTCCAGCAAATTCCAGGTTGGGGAAGGAATTTTAGACCAGACTTAGTTTCGTTTATAACTTTTCTGGAATTCTTGGACTCTTAAGAAAGCTCAAGAAGCAACGTATGTCCACGTACAAACTTTCAGATTGTATCAGCGTGTTGGTAGACCAACAACACCCAACTCTTGACGCAGGTTAAGACTCCAGTCACTGGTCTAACCATATCCCAGGATGAGCTGTCCTTTTAACTACCTACTTCGTGAAACCTCGCTTTATCTGAGGCTTTCAAAGTCCCGATCCTAATTCTGGCATTTTGTGCCGGTCAAAAGCTGCCTGTCTCTGTTTCCGGGCAACTTCCTCACGTTGGTGGGTGTGATATTTTGTCTGGCCTTTGCCAGGCTGAAAAAGCCCCAGCTCCCTGAACCAAGCCATAAAGGCCTGCTCTCTGGTCTTTTCCATCCTCCCGCCTCTTTGCTTGGTGTTGGCATGGCTGAGACAGCTAGCTGTCCACTAACGTTTGTAGCTTAGAGTTCACCGGAAGAGGCACAAAGCCAGGGAAAAAATTACCATCTTTTGCATTGAAATATTATTGGGTCCTAGTTCTTGCTGATGGATCATGAATGAAGAACGTGTCTCCTTTCCGGGCCAATGCTAAAGGAGTGGGGTGTCCCCTCCAGGCTCTCTGTCCCCTTCGACCAGCTCCAGGCAAGCGATGTGAAGGCCCGAGGGGATTGCAAAACAATGAGATGGAAGCATCCCGTGTCCACAAATCACACGTGAAGAAAAGCTTCCCCCTTTGGGTTATTTCATGGGAGAGAAACTTGTATTCGAATTGTTATACATGTTGGAGCCTATTTGTTACTATAGCCCTGGAAATAGCAAACTTTTacttaaagggccagatagtaaatattttaggctttgcccTGTGGTCTTCGTCCcaattactcaactctgctgctgtAGCATGAAAGCTGCTATAGGCAACAGATAAGTGAATGcaactgtgtgccaataaaactttatttatgaaaacaagcagtgggccagatttggtctGCTGactgtagtttgctgactcctgtaGCCAGCGTGCctctaaataatatatttatttagcatccATTGAAAAATATAATGCAGCCGGTAGAGTCCAACAGTAGGTCTATCCTACTGGGCTATAGT
Coding sequences:
- the TLE7 gene encoding transducin-like enhancer protein 7; the protein is MSEEKEETSFSILTIYDEPEKRRNVPESPGISSQHEHHAQSQLGEACGPPQQLPRYPRQHDLAYQEMSCVSPQQWAPQALDRSELQATQLSEAESEEAEPGLSSPPGSEVGQPCPSPHPSEEVLAFLRAIPPVPDEVVVRQMTPHKSWKVGKLRHGKKVHSLAISSSTHHVYTCGHGYIRVWDKSALHAWDHAPQAQLNLQDRQNCVLTCKLSPDEQSLITGGLSQTLTLWDLAPTPRIRAQLASTGPMCYSLAVSSNAQICLACFKGFVEIWDLQNQILIRKHEVPIYGSRCVDITGNKFWTGGEDTRLYSWDLRNYQRLQQHDLQHEILSITHDPSEEWLLVGLRMSDIVILHTHRREKFKAVLQKYVYHHNLKFSSCGSYFVSTLDESIRCLAAPSLQRLFQVEESKDILCCDVSSDNQYLVTGSKNSATVYQLLY